From Caldicellulosiruptor hydrothermalis 108, a single genomic window includes:
- a CDS encoding carbohydrate ABC transporter permease, translating into MGLIEDIKKNKASYLMIAPYMLLFTIFTLIPVISSIFLSFTNYNMLQPPKWVGWANYIRLFLADKIFIKVLRNTFIFAFLTGPLSYFMSFILAWFISEFNPKIRAILTLIFYSPSLAGNVFFIWAFIFSGDAYGLINGWLMRLGILKEPINWLQDPNYVLWVIIIVQLWLSLGAGFLAFVAGFQNLDKELFEAGAIDGIKNRFQELFYITIPQMAPQLMFGAVMQIGASFGVSTVVIALGGLPTRQYSADTVVTYLIDYGTVRFEMGYASAIAVVLFIAMLLTNKVIAAILKRYSTE; encoded by the coding sequence ATGGGATTGATTGAAGATATAAAGAAAAATAAAGCAAGTTATCTCATGATAGCACCGTATATGCTTCTTTTTACTATATTTACTTTAATACCAGTTATAAGCTCAATATTTTTAAGTTTTACAAACTACAACATGCTTCAGCCACCCAAATGGGTTGGCTGGGCAAACTACATAAGATTGTTTTTAGCAGACAAGATATTTATAAAGGTTTTGAGGAACACATTCATATTTGCTTTTTTGACAGGGCCTTTAAGTTACTTTATGTCTTTCATCTTAGCGTGGTTTATAAGCGAGTTTAATCCTAAGATAAGAGCAATCCTTACACTCATATTTTACTCACCTTCGCTTGCTGGCAATGTGTTTTTCATCTGGGCATTTATATTCAGCGGAGATGCGTATGGTCTTATAAACGGCTGGCTTATGAGGCTTGGAATTTTGAAAGAGCCAATCAACTGGCTTCAAGACCCAAATTATGTTCTGTGGGTGATTATCATTGTTCAGCTTTGGCTTTCGCTTGGAGCAGGTTTTTTGGCTTTTGTTGCCGGATTTCAAAACCTTGATAAAGAGCTTTTTGAAGCTGGTGCGATAGATGGTATAAAAAACAGATTTCAAGAGCTGTTTTACATCACCATTCCACAAATGGCACCACAGCTGATGTTTGGTGCTGTCATGCAGATTGGTGCGTCGTTTGGTGTTAGCACGGTTGTAATAGCCCTTGGTGGTCTTCCAACCAGACAGTACAGTGCTGACACTGTTGTGACATACCTTATTGACTATGGAACTGTCAGGTTTGAGATGGGCTATGCATCAGCAATTGCTGTTGTGCTCTTTATTGCGATGCTTCTTACAAACAAAGTAATTGCAGCGATACTGAAGAGATATTCCACAGAATAA
- a CDS encoding extracellular solute-binding protein produces the protein MVSLNGKFLTKRQMFVRLLVVFVIQILFLWAVAFSQQEKVLSLQQYLNKYKDVPKPKHTIIIPAISFSSYGETTVKKKIELAGQKDVLAWEKEGGYVEWKVDIPESGLYNMAMLYLPLPGKGLGIELSILIDGKLPFDQAQKITFPRVWKDTTGIRKDKKDNDLRPKTDEYPIWQEEDFKDTEGFYNRAYYFYFEKGEHTIRLVNIREPFAIKYIKIYNKDEVPNYSEVSKNYSSLPKAKDVLVKFQAEKTYLKSDPILYPMYDRTDPATEPFHVSKIRLNTLGQWNWKYPGMWASWKFEVPQDGLYKIVIKARQNFQRGMSTHRILYIDGKIPFKEAQDIEFPYSIRWYMKVVGSKDKPCLVYLTKGEHELKLEATLGELSPILTEVEELTVQLNNLYRKIIMITGRDPDLYRDYNLDEQIPDLIDSLNSIRKGLLKQAQDFERYTGQKGGEAELLKRVAEQLKSMAQEPETIPARIKNLRDSLSGLSSWLVYRKEQPLEIDYILVASPDAKIPSPTANLFQKIVKEIKAFLYSFVEDYTNVGETYQGQKVIKVWVGGGRDQAQIIRDLINDSFTPRTNIKVNVSLVQTGVIEAILAGKGPDIVLTVSRGQPVNLAARGALVDLSQFKDFDEVKKRFNPTALKPYEYNGGCFALPVTQDFYMMFYRKDIFDELNIKPPQTWDEMYAVIAKLQRYNLEVGLPYQRIDAQEAIDAGLGTRNLFPTLLLQLGGSFYNKEKTKSMLDSSQAVAAFKQWTDFYTKYGLELIYDFYNRFRTGEMPLGIAPYTTYNLLATAAPEIRNQWEMVPIPGIKRPDGTIDRSTAASGTATIILSRAKNKQACWEFLKWWTSDEVQTQFGKELEMLMGTAARYNTANVNAFQKLPWSKKEMQNLMEQWKYVKEIEEIPGSYYVIRSLDSAFSAVIYDGMNPRESLWRYTKDINDELKRKRKELAMYNK, from the coding sequence TTGGTTAGTCTTAATGGTAAATTTTTAACAAAAAGACAAATGTTTGTGAGGTTGTTGGTTGTATTTGTTATTCAAATTCTATTTTTGTGGGCTGTGGCTTTTTCACAGCAGGAGAAGGTTTTATCTCTTCAGCAATATCTCAATAAATATAAGGATGTACCAAAGCCAAAGCACACTATTATTATTCCGGCAATTAGCTTTAGTAGCTATGGAGAAACAACGGTAAAAAAGAAAATAGAGCTGGCAGGTCAAAAGGATGTTCTTGCTTGGGAGAAGGAAGGCGGATATGTTGAGTGGAAGGTAGACATTCCCGAAAGTGGTCTTTATAACATGGCAATGCTGTATTTGCCGCTTCCGGGCAAGGGTCTTGGCATTGAACTTTCCATTCTGATTGACGGCAAACTTCCTTTTGACCAGGCACAAAAGATTACATTCCCAAGAGTCTGGAAGGACACAACAGGTATCAGAAAAGACAAAAAAGACAATGACCTGCGCCCCAAGACAGATGAGTATCCAATCTGGCAGGAAGAAGATTTTAAGGATACCGAGGGGTTTTATAATAGAGCGTATTACTTTTACTTTGAAAAAGGTGAGCACACTATAAGACTTGTGAATATAAGAGAACCATTTGCAATAAAATACATAAAGATTTATAACAAAGACGAAGTTCCAAACTATTCAGAGGTTTCAAAGAATTACTCAAGCTTGCCAAAGGCAAAAGATGTTCTTGTCAAATTCCAGGCAGAAAAGACATATCTCAAATCAGACCCAATTTTGTATCCGATGTACGATAGAACCGACCCTGCAACAGAGCCATTCCATGTGTCAAAGATAAGACTTAACACCTTGGGTCAGTGGAACTGGAAATACCCTGGCATGTGGGCAAGCTGGAAGTTTGAGGTGCCACAAGACGGTCTTTATAAGATTGTGATAAAGGCAAGACAGAATTTCCAGAGGGGAATGTCCACGCACAGGATTTTGTACATCGACGGCAAGATTCCTTTCAAAGAAGCCCAGGATATAGAGTTTCCGTACAGTATAAGATGGTATATGAAAGTGGTAGGCAGCAAAGATAAGCCTTGTCTTGTATATCTTACAAAAGGTGAGCATGAACTAAAGCTTGAGGCAACACTTGGTGAGCTTTCACCGATACTTACAGAAGTTGAAGAGCTGACAGTGCAGCTTAACAACTTGTATAGAAAGATAATAATGATAACAGGCAGAGACCCTGACCTTTACAGAGACTATAACTTGGATGAGCAGATACCTGATTTGATTGACAGTTTAAATTCAATCAGAAAAGGGCTTTTAAAACAGGCTCAGGACTTTGAAAGGTACACAGGTCAAAAAGGTGGAGAAGCAGAGCTTTTGAAAAGAGTTGCAGAGCAGCTAAAAAGCATGGCGCAGGAGCCAGAAACAATTCCGGCAAGAATAAAAAATCTTAGAGATAGTCTGAGTGGTCTTTCATCCTGGCTTGTGTACAGGAAAGAACAGCCGCTTGAGATTGACTATATACTTGTAGCATCACCGGACGCTAAAATTCCGTCGCCCACAGCTAATCTCTTTCAAAAGATTGTAAAGGAGATAAAAGCGTTTTTGTATTCGTTTGTTGAGGACTACACAAACGTTGGTGAGACATATCAGGGCCAAAAGGTAATAAAAGTATGGGTAGGCGGTGGCCGCGACCAGGCACAGATTATTCGAGACTTGATAAACGACTCATTTACGCCAAGAACAAACATAAAAGTAAATGTGAGTTTGGTTCAAACTGGTGTAATAGAAGCTATTTTAGCTGGTAAAGGTCCTGATATTGTGCTGACAGTGTCAAGAGGCCAGCCTGTGAACTTGGCGGCAAGAGGAGCTTTGGTTGACCTTTCACAGTTTAAGGACTTTGATGAGGTTAAAAAGAGGTTTAACCCGACAGCGCTAAAGCCTTACGAATACAATGGAGGCTGCTTTGCGCTTCCTGTGACCCAGGACTTTTACATGATGTTTTACAGAAAGGATATATTTGATGAGCTTAACATAAAACCGCCGCAGACATGGGATGAGATGTACGCTGTCATTGCAAAGCTTCAAAGATACAACTTAGAAGTTGGTCTTCCCTACCAGAGAATTGATGCCCAGGAAGCTATCGATGCAGGGCTTGGAACAAGAAATTTGTTTCCTACACTTTTGCTTCAGCTGGGAGGAAGTTTTTACAACAAAGAAAAGACAAAATCAATGCTTGACAGCAGTCAAGCTGTTGCAGCATTTAAACAGTGGACAGATTTTTACACAAAATATGGTCTTGAGCTCATATACGATTTTTACAACAGGTTCAGGACAGGTGAAATGCCGCTTGGAATAGCACCGTACACAACATACAATCTTTTGGCAACAGCTGCGCCGGAAATCAGAAACCAGTGGGAGATGGTGCCAATTCCAGGCATCAAAAGACCTGATGGTACAATTGACAGGTCAACTGCAGCCTCTGGTACAGCCACGATAATTTTGAGCAGGGCAAAGAACAAGCAAGCTTGCTGGGAGTTTTTGAAATGGTGGACATCTGATGAGGTTCAGACACAGTTTGGAAAAGAGCTTGAGATGCTCATGGGCACTGCTGCAAGGTACAATACAGCAAATGTAAATGCGTTCCAGAAACTTCCCTGGAGCAAGAAAGAGATGCAAAATTTGATGGAGCAGTGGAAATATGTAAAAGAGATTGAAGAAATTCCGGGAAGTTATTATGTGATAAGAAGCTTGGACAGTGCGTTCTCAGCAGTTATTTATGATGGTATGAACCCGAGAGAAAGTTTGTGGAGATACACAAAGGATATAAACGACGAGCTTAAGAGAAAGAGAAAAGAACTTGCTATGTACAACAAATAA
- a CDS encoding LacI family DNA-binding transcriptional regulator: MKRITITDIARSLNLSRNTVSKVLNGSSTVSEETAIKVIKKAIELGYPKLKPELIEKVRSARENKKVAILIKAALSEFWIDIINGISNELGKFGYSLFYNYISDEDEEDLVIPLNIANHEVDGLIVLSVFEDEYMNRIKEYKLPTVYYDAPLNADLEDLQGDVIFTECEASVYKLTKILIEKGLTPIGFIGDINYCKSIYERWLGFEKALKDSGLDVQKEYCITEHVPFRYYVQEEVDMGLEKMKRFPRAFVCANDDIAIFAIRYLKEKGYKIPQDIAIVGFDNLKRSVLIDPPLTTVNIDKEALGRRLAQAIVRRIENNNPIFETVRLSTQIIIRSSC; the protein is encoded by the coding sequence ATGAAGAGAATAACAATCACCGATATTGCAAGAAGTCTCAACCTCTCAAGAAATACGGTATCTAAGGTTTTGAATGGCAGCAGCACTGTTTCAGAAGAGACGGCTATAAAGGTCATCAAAAAAGCAATTGAGCTGGGGTATCCAAAGCTAAAGCCAGAGTTAATTGAAAAAGTAAGGTCAGCAAGAGAGAACAAAAAAGTGGCTATTTTGATAAAGGCTGCTCTTTCTGAATTCTGGATTGACATTATAAACGGCATTTCGAACGAGCTTGGAAAGTTTGGTTATAGCCTATTTTACAATTACATAAGTGATGAAGATGAAGAAGATTTGGTAATTCCTTTGAACATAGCAAATCATGAGGTAGATGGGCTTATTGTGCTCAGCGTGTTTGAAGATGAGTATATGAACAGAATAAAAGAGTATAAACTTCCAACTGTCTATTATGACGCACCTTTGAATGCTGATCTTGAAGATTTGCAGGGTGATGTCATCTTTACAGAGTGTGAGGCAAGTGTTTACAAGCTCACAAAGATTCTAATTGAAAAGGGACTTACTCCAATTGGATTTATCGGTGATATCAACTACTGCAAATCTATTTATGAAAGATGGCTTGGCTTTGAAAAGGCTCTAAAAGACAGTGGTTTAGATGTACAAAAGGAATATTGTATAACAGAACATGTGCCTTTTAGGTACTATGTTCAGGAAGAGGTTGATATGGGCTTGGAAAAAATGAAAAGATTCCCCCGTGCTTTTGTATGTGCAAATGATGATATTGCCATTTTTGCCATAAGATACTTAAAAGAAAAGGGGTACAAAATACCCCAAGATATAGCTATTGTTGGTTTTGACAATTTAAAGAGGTCTGTACTGATTGATCCCCCATTGACAACAGTTAACATAGACAAAGAAGCACTTGGAAGAAGGCTTGCGCAAGCCATTGTAAGAAGAATAGAAAATAATAACCCCATTTTTGAGACGGTAAGATTATCAACTCAAATTATAATAAGAAGCTCATGCTAA